One region of Solanum pennellii chromosome 6, SPENNV200 genomic DNA includes:
- the LOC107023123 gene encoding J domain-containing protein spf31-like isoform X2: MGDNSSVTAAPSPSSEKTSAIEDALLKQFFAEVSEVERDNEVIRILSCFKLNPFEYLNLSFDSSIDEVKRQYRKLSLLVHPDKCKHPQAKEAFGALAKAQQLLLDQQERDYILSQVVAAKEELRSKWKKQLKKDTASKLKSLVTEGKYDQEHEQSEEFQQQLKLKVREILTDQEWRRRKMAMRISEEEGRLKKDEEETKEMWKRKREHEEQWEGTREKRVDLFLIAACFFFVSSGVQLEGFHEGWEKG; this comes from the exons ATGGGAGATAACAGCTCTGTCACCGCCGCACCATCTCCGTCGTCGGAAAAAACCTCCGCCATCGAGGACGCACTTCTCAAGCAATTCTTCGCAGAGGTCAGCGAGGTTGAGCGCGACAACGAAGTTATAAG GATACTTTCATGCTTCAAGTTGAATCCATTTGAATACCTTAACCTGTCATTTGATTCATCCATTGACGAAGTTAAAAGGCAATATCGTAAG TTGTCTTTGCTAGTTCACCCTGATAAATGCAAGCATCCACAAGCAAAGGAGGCATTTGGTG CCTTAGCTAAAGCGCAACAGTTATTACTTGATCAACAGGAGAGGGATTACATTCTGAGCCAAGTTGTTGCAGCAAAAG AAGAATTAAGATCAAAGTGGAAGAAGCAGCTCAAAAAAGATACTGCTAGCAAATTGAAGTCATTAGTTACTGAG GGTAAATATGACCAAGAGCATGAGCAGTCAGAGGAATTCCAGCAGCAGCTGAAGTTAAAGGTTAGAGAAATATTGACAGATCAAGAATGGCGGAGGAGAAAAATGGCAATGAGG ATATCTGAAGAGGAAGGTCGCTTGAAGAAAGATGAGGAAGAAACAAAAGAGATGTGGAAAAGAAAACGTGAGCATGAGGAGCAGTGGGAAGGAACTAGAGAAAAGAGG GTAGATCTCTTCCTGATAGCTGCTTGCTTTTTCTTCGTCTCATCAGGTGTCCAGTTGGAGGGATTTCATGAAGGGTGGGAAAAAG GCTAA
- the LOC107023123 gene encoding J domain-containing protein spf31-like isoform X1 encodes MGDNSSVTAAPSPSSEKTSAIEDALLKQFFAEVSEVERDNEVIRILSCFKLNPFEYLNLSFDSSIDEVKRQYRKLSLLVHPDKCKHPQAKEAFGALAKAQQLLLDQQERDYILSQVVAAKEELRSKWKKQLKKDTASKLKSLVTEGKYDQEHEQSEEFQQQLKLKVREILTDQEWRRRKMAMRISEEEGRLKKDEEETKEMWKRKREHEEQWEGTREKRVSSWRDFMKGGKKAKKGEIRPPKLKTEDPNKSYVQRPVKRG; translated from the exons ATGGGAGATAACAGCTCTGTCACCGCCGCACCATCTCCGTCGTCGGAAAAAACCTCCGCCATCGAGGACGCACTTCTCAAGCAATTCTTCGCAGAGGTCAGCGAGGTTGAGCGCGACAACGAAGTTATAAG GATACTTTCATGCTTCAAGTTGAATCCATTTGAATACCTTAACCTGTCATTTGATTCATCCATTGACGAAGTTAAAAGGCAATATCGTAAG TTGTCTTTGCTAGTTCACCCTGATAAATGCAAGCATCCACAAGCAAAGGAGGCATTTGGTG CCTTAGCTAAAGCGCAACAGTTATTACTTGATCAACAGGAGAGGGATTACATTCTGAGCCAAGTTGTTGCAGCAAAAG AAGAATTAAGATCAAAGTGGAAGAAGCAGCTCAAAAAAGATACTGCTAGCAAATTGAAGTCATTAGTTACTGAG GGTAAATATGACCAAGAGCATGAGCAGTCAGAGGAATTCCAGCAGCAGCTGAAGTTAAAGGTTAGAGAAATATTGACAGATCAAGAATGGCGGAGGAGAAAAATGGCAATGAGG ATATCTGAAGAGGAAGGTCGCTTGAAGAAAGATGAGGAAGAAACAAAAGAGATGTGGAAAAGAAAACGTGAGCATGAGGAGCAGTGGGAAGGAACTAGAGAAAAGAGG GTGTCCAGTTGGAGGGATTTCATGAAGGGTGGGAAAAAG GCTAAGAAAGGAGAGATTCGGCCTCCAAAGCTTAAGACAGAAGATCCCAACAAATCTTATGTTCAAAGACCAGTTAAAAGAGGTTAA